One Brassica napus cultivar Da-Ae chromosome A5, Da-Ae, whole genome shotgun sequence DNA window includes the following coding sequences:
- the LOC125609120 gene encoding agamous-like MADS-box protein AGL80 isoform X2 produces the protein MTRKKLNISYITNDSMRKSTFNKRKKGFFKKIHELSVLCGIQACAVIYSPFSSTPDVWPSNSEAKKVVEKFEEIPKIDQEKKMVNHEGFLRDSITKTRETTIKKMMDNTESAMNETMFQFLRGRGDMFQLTDKHRDDLCRHIDQHLKELYHHRKLILNQSHLEYGESSSAANAMTQPAAIAEEGSSPFPDPDAFNTAQPVNELWALENNYPPAASDQQGYYQMTNPKFVGYPNVAQDGNYSGIQNQNHQQEEWLVSQMINNSNQVRFPMMDDNNRYNYHQP, from the exons ATGACGAGGAAGAAGCTAAACATATCTTACATCACCAATGATTCAATGAGAAAATCAACCTTCAACAAGAGGAAGAAAgggtttttcaagaaaatccACGAGCTCTCCGTTCTCTGCGGAATCCAAGCATGTGCTGTTATCTACAGTCCGTTCAGCTCTACCCCGGACGTGTGGCCATCGAACTCCGAAGCGAAGAAAGTAGTGGAGAAGTTCGAGGAGATTCCAAAGATCGACCAAGAGAAGAAAATGGTGAACCATGAAGGTTTTCTCAGAGACAGCATCACAAAAACAAGGGAGACTACCATCAAGAAGATGATGGATAATACGGAGAGCGCTATGAACGAGACCATGTTCCAATTTCTTCGCGGGAGAGGGGACATGTTTCAGCTGACTGACAAACATCGTGACGATTTGTGTAGGCACATTGATCAACATCTTAAGGAGCTTTATCACCATAGGAAACTAATCCTAAATCAATCCCATCTTGAATATGGAGAATCTTCTTCAGCTGCTAATGCCATGACACAACCAGCAGCTATAGCTGAAGAGGGTTCCTCCCCTTTCCCAGATCCTGATGCTTTCAACACTGCTCAGCCAGTGAATGAGTTATGggctttagaaaataattatccTCCTGCTGCCAGTGACCAACAAGGTTATTACCAAATGACGAATCCG AAGTTTGTAGGATACCCAAATGTAGCTCAAGATGGAAATTACAGTGGGATTCAAAATCAGAATCATCAGCAGGAAGAATGGTTGGTTAGTCAGATGATCAACAATTCTAACCAAGTGCGTTTCCCTATGATGGATGACAACAACCGCTACAACTACCACCAGCCGTAA
- the LOC125609120 gene encoding agamous-like MADS-box protein AGL80 isoform X1 produces the protein MTRKKLNISYITNDSMRKSTFNKRKKGFFKKIHELSVLCGIQACAVIYSPFSSTPDVWPSNSEAKKVVEKFEEIPKIDQEKKMVNHEGFLRDSITKTRETTIKKMMDNTESAMNETMFQFLRGRGDMFQLTDKHRDDLCRHIDQHLKELYHHRKLILNQSHLEYGESSSAANAMTQPAAIAEEGSSPFPDPDAFNTAQPVNELWALENNYPPAASDQQGYYQMTNPVGGYHQHPSLNLNFNPNQYQQKFVGYPNVAQDGNYSGIQNQNHQQEEWLVSQMINNSNQVRFPMMDDNNRYNYHQP, from the coding sequence ATGACGAGGAAGAAGCTAAACATATCTTACATCACCAATGATTCAATGAGAAAATCAACCTTCAACAAGAGGAAGAAAgggtttttcaagaaaatccACGAGCTCTCCGTTCTCTGCGGAATCCAAGCATGTGCTGTTATCTACAGTCCGTTCAGCTCTACCCCGGACGTGTGGCCATCGAACTCCGAAGCGAAGAAAGTAGTGGAGAAGTTCGAGGAGATTCCAAAGATCGACCAAGAGAAGAAAATGGTGAACCATGAAGGTTTTCTCAGAGACAGCATCACAAAAACAAGGGAGACTACCATCAAGAAGATGATGGATAATACGGAGAGCGCTATGAACGAGACCATGTTCCAATTTCTTCGCGGGAGAGGGGACATGTTTCAGCTGACTGACAAACATCGTGACGATTTGTGTAGGCACATTGATCAACATCTTAAGGAGCTTTATCACCATAGGAAACTAATCCTAAATCAATCCCATCTTGAATATGGAGAATCTTCTTCAGCTGCTAATGCCATGACACAACCAGCAGCTATAGCTGAAGAGGGTTCCTCCCCTTTCCCAGATCCTGATGCTTTCAACACTGCTCAGCCAGTGAATGAGTTATGggctttagaaaataattatccTCCTGCTGCCAGTGACCAACAAGGTTATTACCAAATGACGAATCCGGTAGGTGGTTATCATCAGCATCcaagtttaaatttaaattttaatcctAATCAGTATCAGCAGAAGTTTGTAGGATACCCAAATGTAGCTCAAGATGGAAATTACAGTGGGATTCAAAATCAGAATCATCAGCAGGAAGAATGGTTGGTTAGTCAGATGATCAACAATTCTAACCAAGTGCGTTTCCCTATGATGGATGACAACAACCGCTACAACTACCACCAGCCGTAA